One Spirochaeta cellobiosiphila DSM 17781 genomic window, GATAACAGAATTAAATCAATACTCTGGTGATCTATTAATGAATAAAAAGACTTTATTATCTATAGAGGGTGAAGAATTAAACTATAATCTTCATTTTGATCAAGATTTATTTACAACCTTCCCCGATCATCAGGTGCATCAATATGTCAAAGACAAATGGGTAGATCTTGAACCAACTGAAACCTTCCCTCTACGTATCAAAAGTTCAAAAGAGCTGGTAATAGCTGTTAATAAGGATCAGAGTATTAGTTTCTGGAACCGTAAAACAGGATCTTACCTGGGGGCCTTTTCTTTGCTTTTTAATGATGAATGGGTATTTATCAATCATGATAAATATTATGGTTCTGAAGATATTGAAGACCATCTAAGTTTCATTTATAATTAATTTTCAGTGATTTCAACAATAAAAAACTCAGGGTTAATCCTGAGTTTTTTATATCTAATTCATTCTAGACATAGATTCAAACTTAGTGTAATGAGGTAGGAAAGCTATCTCAACAGTACCTACAGGACCATTACGCTGTTTAGCAATAATCAGTTCTGTTTCTATAAGATTGGGAGCTCCATCATCTCTTCCCCGTTCGATACCACGATCACGGTGAAGGAATAGGACGACATCCGCATCCTGCTCAATACTTCCTGATTCACGCAAGTTAGCCAGATTAGGTTTTTTCCCTTCTGAATCCCTACTCACCTGACTTAGTGTAACCACAGGAATATCCAGTTCACGGGCTAGAGACTTAAGGGAACGGCTTATTTCAGCAACCTGTTCATGTCTTGGTAAGGCAGGATTCTCACTGGATATAAGTGTTAAATAGTCAATAAATAATATTTGAATATCAGCTTTAGCCTTCATACGTCTTGCTTGAGCACGTAAATCCAGAAGCTTTATATTAGGAGTATCATCCAGATAAAGAGGGGCTTCATAGATACGACTAGCTGCTTCTGTTATATTATGAAAGTCTGCTGGTTTTAACATTCCCGTTCTTAGCTTATTAGAATCCAGCCGAGCCTCAGAACTAAGAATACGTTGCATCATGGCCTTATTGGACATTTCCAATGTAAAGAAGCCTACAGGAATCTTGTGATGAATAGCAATATTACCAGCAAGAGTAAGGGCGAAAGCCGTCTTACCAACACTGGGACGGGCACCAATTATGACTAATTCCGATTTTTGAAATCCAGAGGTCATTTGATCCAAGTCAGGTAAACCAGAAGGAATACCAGTAAAACTTTCTTTAGTATGATAAAGTTTTTCTATACCATCGATGGTCTCAGTTATGATCTCTTTTGCACTGGAAAAAGCACCGGAATGCTGATCATCGGTAATCTCAAATATCTTGCGTTCTGCATCTTCAATAATCATCCGGCTTTCTGAAGTCATATCAAAGGCATCTTTTTGGATTTCCCCTGCTATCTTCAACATCTTACGCCTAATAGACATATTACTAACGATCTTAGCGTAATATTCAACATTGGCACTGGAAGGAACTTCACTAGTTAAACTAGATACATAACCAGGTCCGCCAGCTACAGATAATTGATCTGCTTTCCGTAGACTTTCTGACACAGTCAGAATATCAACAGCACCACCTGTGTTATAGAGATCTATAATAGTTTGGAATATAATTTGATTTGCTTTTTTATAAAAATCACCAGAACGAAGGTGATTTAAGACGACATCTATACTTTCAGAATCTAAAAGAAGCGCCCCCAGAGTTGCACTTTCCGCTTCTTCATTATAAGGGGGCACTTTACCTATGAGTTCGTTACTCTGCATTCTCTTCGGCCTTTACTTCAACAGTAAGCTTAGCCGACTCTTTTCCATATAATTTTACACGAACAGAATAAGCACCAACCAATTTAATACTGTGGTTAGGTACTTCAACAGATTTACGAGGAATGTTAATACTTTCTTTTGCTAAGGCTTCAACAATAGAAGCGTTATTAACAGCTCCAAATAATTTACCATTATCACCTGCAGGCATTTCAAATAGAAGGGTAAGAGACTCAAGTTTATCTTTAAGACTCATAGCTTCTTTTTGCTTTTCCGCTTTTCTTCTTTCAATTGCCCCTTTCTTTTGATTAAGAATTTCAAGAGAATTCTTACTATATAAGGTGGCAAAACCTTGTGGTAAAAGGTAGTTTCTACCGTATCCGTCTTTTACAACACATA contains:
- the dnaB gene encoding replicative DNA helicase; translation: MQSNELIGKVPPYNEEAESATLGALLLDSESIDVVLNHLRSGDFYKKANQIIFQTIIDLYNTGGAVDILTVSESLRKADQLSVAGGPGYVSSLTSEVPSSANVEYYAKIVSNMSIRRKMLKIAGEIQKDAFDMTSESRMIIEDAERKIFEITDDQHSGAFSSAKEIITETIDGIEKLYHTKESFTGIPSGLPDLDQMTSGFQKSELVIIGARPSVGKTAFALTLAGNIAIHHKIPVGFFTLEMSNKAMMQRILSSEARLDSNKLRTGMLKPADFHNITEAASRIYEAPLYLDDTPNIKLLDLRAQARRMKAKADIQILFIDYLTLISSENPALPRHEQVAEISRSLKSLARELDIPVVTLSQVSRDSEGKKPNLANLRESGSIEQDADVVLFLHRDRGIERGRDDGAPNLIETELIIAKQRNGPVGTVEIAFLPHYTKFESMSRMN
- the rplI gene encoding 50S ribosomal protein L9, with product MKVILQKDVENLGEEGDVCVVKDGYGRNYLLPQGFATLYSKNSLEILNQKKGAIERRKAEKQKEAMSLKDKLESLTLLFEMPAGDNGKLFGAVNNASIVEALAKESINIPRKSVEVPNHSIKLVGAYSVRVKLYGKESAKLTVEVKAEENAE